From Saccharibacillus brassicae:
CGCCGTAGATGAGCGGATCGCCCGTTACAAAAAACTCGGATGCGAACTCTTTGATTTTCTCGAGCATTAGGGAGCTCCTTTCGTTGCAGTAAATGTTCAGATCACCCTATCCGGCCAAGACCGAATGTCAGTGACCGCTGTGCGAGGAAGAACCGTGTTCTTCCGAGTCCGCAGTCGAAGCCGTGCCGTCCGCTTTGTCGGCCGACGCGCTTCCGTGCTGGTGAAGTTCCGCGCCTTCGTGCATGTACTTGGTCACGATGCTTTCGTAAATGCCTTCCGGGAACGAAGAGTACAGCGTCGGTTCTTCGCTTTCGGTCGGCTTGGACATTTCTTCGTACGACTCGGCGGTGATTTTGTTCGGCGAGCTTTTCGCCTCTTCGATAAACTTCTCGTAGTCCGCTTCGCTTGTCGCGTTAACGTCGAACGTCATGTTCTCGAAGTGTTCGCCGGTGAAGTTGGCCGCCGTGCCGAAATATTTGCCGGGTTCGTCGGCCTGCAGATGCAGCGCCATCGACATGCCGGACATGGCATAAATCTGTCCGCCCAGTTCCGGAATCCAGAACGAGTTCATCGGCGAATCCGCCGTCAACTCGAAGCGTACCGGATGACCTTCGGGAATCGTAATCGTGTTGACGGTCGCGATGCCTTCTTCCGGATAGAAGAACAACCATTTCCAGTTCAGCGATACGACCTGGATCGTGACTTCGTCTTTCTCGGACGCCAAAGCTTTGGACGGTTCGAGTTCGTGCGTGTAACGCACGGTAACGATAGCGAGGACGATAACGATGACAATCGGAATTCCCCACCAGATCGTCTCCAGCAGGTTACTGTGTGCCCATTCCGGCTTATAATCGGCCTTCTTGTTGCTGGCCCGGTAGCGCCAAACAATGATGAACGTAATGATAAGCACCGGCACGATAATGATCGCGCACAGGATCACGGTGATAATCATCAGGTCCAACTGCTTCGCGGCGATCGGTCCCTTCGGATCGAGGACCATATAGTCCGCGCATCCCGAGAGCAGCAGCATCGTCATGACGAGCATGACAGCCGAGAAAGCTGCGCGAACGAGCGATCTTCGTTTTTTGCCCATGTGGATCCCC
This genomic window contains:
- the cyoA gene encoding ubiquinol oxidase subunit II, which gives rise to MGKKRRSLVRAAFSAVMLVMTMLLLSGCADYMVLDPKGPIAAKQLDLMIITVILCAIIIVPVLIITFIIVWRYRASNKKADYKPEWAHSNLLETIWWGIPIVIVIVLAIVTVRYTHELEPSKALASEKDEVTIQVVSLNWKWLFFYPEEGIATVNTITIPEGHPVRFELTADSPMNSFWIPELGGQIYAMSGMSMALHLQADEPGKYFGTAANFTGEHFENMTFDVNATSEADYEKFIEEAKSSPNKITAESYEEMSKPTESEEPTLYSSFPEGIYESIVTKYMHEGAELHQHGSASADKADGTASTADSEEHGSSSHSGH